Below is a genomic region from Macaca thibetana thibetana isolate TM-01 chromosome 1, ASM2454274v1, whole genome shotgun sequence.
GGCCCAACAATCCTTCTTCTCTCATCTGTTCCAAAAAGCAAAAGCATTAGAATAGACAAATTGCAAGTGAATATTGGGGAAGAGAAGACTGCTCAggatttctgtgaaaaatgtgtTACACTACAGATGTTACTTGTTCTTTCCAAAAAGACACTTGTATTGCTTCTTTCCAGGTTCCACCCCATGGTGGATTCTTCTACATCACGCTTGGAATTCGTTAACTCTGTAATCCTGTTTCTGAGGAACCATAACTTTGATGGACTGGATGTAAGCTGGATCTACCCAGATCAGAAAGAAAACACTCATTTCACTCTGCTGATTCATGTAAGTCAGATGCCATGGTGTACTCAGTACTCTGACCTCCAGAATCCACAGCCACATTGGGAGACATAAGGAAGAGATTGAGTGTGGTGGGAAGACACAACCCCAGGCTTTCTGAAGCCCCCACTGACGACAGAAAAGCCCCTGTTCCTATTTTAAGGCAGGAACAATATGAAACAATGGAGCCcccttgtatatttattttgatgttcttCTTTTTGATGAAGAACATCAAAATAGAGCAACATCCATATAAAAGAGTGTGTAGCCATAGGATTTCCTGGGTACTGAGGTAGCCTCATAGAAGATCTATCAGATAGATGCGAAAATCTGTCAGGTAGAAACCAAGATGATTATTTCCTGGGTACAGTGAGGTTGGGGTCCTCCTGCCTAATGTGGAAACTTCCTGAGCCGATACAGGCACAAGGCATCCCCATATGGGATGGAGAGGAAATGGCTGATCTTTTCCATCTAATGTGGTTCTAAACCTCATAGATCCCAGGCAAGAAGCTTAGCGCTGTACTCGGGGAAGGGGAATCTAAcactttgtttccttatttttcctaGGAGTTAGCAGAAGCCTTTCAGAAGGACTTCACAAAATCCACCAAGGAAAGGCTTCTCTTGACTGCAGGTGTATCTGCTGGGAGGCAAATGATTGATAACAGCTATCAAGTTGAGAAACTGGCAAAGTGAGTACATCAGAGCAACTTTCCATCCCTCTGCTTCCAATTTGGTCCATGCAAATGATGCATCGCATGTTTGAGGGatgaggggagaaggaggagagggaaggtcACTGTCCTAACCCTGCGTCATGCAGCCAGGAACAACTTTACAGAGACTTTCAGTCCTTCTAGCAGCATCATTCAAAGCTAAAACAATCACTTAACAATTGTTTCTACCACTGCTCTTCACAAAATTTCTCCCTTTGCTTTTGGCACTTTAGAGATCTGGATTTCATCAACCTCCTATCATTTGACTTCCATGGGTCTTGGGAAAAGCCCCTTATCACTGGCCACAACAGCCCTCTGAGCAAGGGGTGGCAGGACAGAGGGCCAAGCTCCTACTACAATGTGGTGAGTAGGCCAGTGGAACTGCAGGGGTACTGGCtgtgggagtggggctggggagagTCCAGCATGTCTAGAGTTACTTCTGTCTTGAACTGAGGAAGAGCTATGAGCCCAAGAGGGAACTTGGTAGCCCCAAGAGCAAGTGAGTGCAGGAGAAGTGCTTTGACCAGGCACCAAAAAAATGTCATCTGGAAAATGTCAGAAGTGCTGATAGCTGAAGTGCCCTAAGCTCTGTCTCTGGCTCAGAGTGTCCCCCATCCCAGTCTTCTCTGGATTCTCCATCTTTGATACATTTCTTGGCATCTACACAGGTGAACAGAGCTTGTACCTTCCTGTGTCCGTCTACATTCCctatttaattctgtttttaaaacaaccCCATGAGGTCAGCTGGGTAGGAAGTGTTactcccacttcacagatgatgAAACAGAAATTCGTCAGATTCCATTGACTCTTCAAGGTCGTGTGATGTGAAGGTCCTGGTGGtgggaaatgaaaagtaaaaaaaaaagatagtaatgTAATAATGTTGTTGATGCTGTTCTGGAACATAACGTATCCAGCCAATGAGTTTTCCTTGCCCACTGATTTATCAAGataggggaattgcaatagagaaagagtttaagtCATGCAGAATCGGCTGTATGGGAGactggaattttattattactcaaatcagtctccctggaAATTCAGGGATcagggtttttaaggataattttgtGGATGGGGGGTCagaaagtggggagtgctgattggtcaggttgaaGATGAAATCATAAGGGTTCAAAGTGggtttttcttgctgtcttttgTTGTTGGTTGGGATcacagaactggttgagccagattcctgggtctgggtggtgtcagctggtGCATCAGAATGCAagatctgcaaaatatctcaagcactgatctgaGGTTTTGCAACAGTGATGCTATTCCCAGCTGCAATTTGGTGAGGCTTGGAATCTTGCAGCCTTTGGccgcatgactcctaaaccataacttctaatctcatggctaatttgttagttctACAAAAGCAGACTGGTGTCTAGGCAAGAAGAGAGTTTGCTTCCAAAAAGGGCTGTTAATCATCTTTGTTTGAAAGCTAAACTATAGACTAAATTCCTCTCAAATTGAGTTGGcttacacccaggaatgaacaaggacagcttggaggttagaagctcttggaaccgaactgtcgattccctcctgggcaggggtcgccgcgaaggatcaccgacacgagattcacagcagagagttatttattactagcgcgctagggtcccaagctctaagttggccctgggaccccgagtgcttgttacaggttgtttatataggcaaacacaagttcaaacacagcttagggcgcgaaattcaaacaaagctttaggcgcttGATtgggtaattgggtctgtctatggcctgagcaaggtatcttgttctgattggttggggcgggaccttaggaggttctttcctggaattgctgattccaggaacatcggggacattgagtcagggtgggaccccatgaggttatcagggtgggacctcatgaggctatcagggtgggacctcatgaggttatcagggtgggaccccatgaggctatttcccggaattgtctttctgtctgggttctgggaacatcggggggctatccgtggccatctggggtttaagtttcatgatggccaagctttctaaattttatgaggcttaggaattatgaggcctagtttcaaaGCAACATGGAGTCAGTTAgctcagatctctttcactgtcacagttttctcagttacaatttttgcaaaggctgTTTCATATATATGGATGTATATTCCTAAaattctgggagaaaaaaatatctgtgTTGCGTGTTTCCAGGCCTTCATATTCAAAGTTACAAAATGGATCAGTCCAGAGCTAGATATGATTTCTGGTTGGGGTTTTCTAGGCCTTCACGTGGCTAAGTCACATCAGCCTCCTTCACTCCTTCCTCTCTGTCAGTTATCTTTAAGGATGAGGAGACTATCTTTGTCTTCTCTAACCCTTTATTTTGTTCTGAGAGCAGGAAAGCCAAAATTAACCTCTTACCTCCCAATCTATCTGTAAACCAAAAttaaattctaagccccccaaaCATCTGAACAAatccctcctcttggccaagggcattcaAAGTTAATCTGAAAAATTAATTCAGGTCATGATGGGAAGTTGGGTGTCAGACATGCTTTGCAGCTGACCAGCACTAACATCAACACAGAGACCTTAAGactgataaagcagactttctaagtctgatgagaaacatttacaatctaatCTTTcggaagcctgctacctggaggctttatctgcatgataaaaccttggtctctacACAActtatcataacccagacattcctttctattgactGCAGGcctttagataataactctttcaaccaattgctaaTCAAAAGATCTTTGAAttcacctatgacctggaagctgcAGCTTCTAGTTGTCCTGCATTTCTGGagtgaaccaatgtacatcttacatatatttattgatgtCTTATGCTTCCCTGAAATGTATGAAATCAAGCTGTAACCTGACCACTGTGGGCACATATCCTCGGGATCTCCTGAgagctgtgtcatgggccattcgtcactcatatttggcttgGAATAAATCTCTTccaatattttacagagtttgactctttacATTGACATATCCCACTGGGTTCAAGGTCATTGTGAGGCCTCATGGACCAGGAATCTGACAGCCACCTTTGTCAGTATTCACAATGAGCCGTTGTGTAGACAAATCCCACAGGGATTTTGTGTTGActcaaaagggaaaggaagatggTGACAACCTTGATTTCATGTTTTCTAGGTTTCTTAACTGATTTCTTTTGTGATCCACCGTCTAATTCCtttcagaaattagaaaaagctGTATAAGCCTCTTGCTGCTGAAGAGCATATGTGCGTTAGAACAAGCACTCTTGTCCTGGGGAGGTCTGGTCTGTTCACACTCAGATGTAGAAAAGAAACCAAGCAGTCACCTCTGTGAAGTTTGGAATAGAGGCTAAAAAAGGCCTGACACCTTTCTTTCCCCACTCTGAGCCTCCATCTCTCTTCCCATTCTAGGAATATGCTGTGGGGTACTGGATACACAAGGGAATGCCCTCAGAGAAGGTGGTCATGGGCATCCCCACATATGGGCACTCCTTCACACTGGCCTCTGCAGAAACCACCGTGGGGGCCCCTGCCTCTGGCCCTGGAGCTGCTGGACCCATCACAGAGTCTTCAGGCTTCCTGGCCTATTATGAGGTACCTGGAAACTACCTGTACCCTCAGCTCCCTGCCGTGTCTGGGTAGATATTCCAGCTTCAATCTGACAGCACAGTAAAGCATTCTGAGTGTTGTGAAGGGGAAAGTTCACAGAACTACTGAACATGTGAAGGGAGCTCCCAACTCTGGTTTGGGAGAGGGTCAGGGAATGCTTTGTGGAGGAAGTGAAATAAGCTGAACTCTGAAGATGAGAAGGAGCTAGCCAGGAATGGGGATAGGTAGAGGAGGATGTGAGAAACTAAAAAAGGAAGACTACCTCAAGTTCTTGATTTGAGCAGCTAAGTGAATGGCAATGCCATTTACAGGAGATAGGGAAGACTGGAGGGAGAACAGAGTGGACATTGGTCCTGCTCATGAGATCAGTTTTGGACATTCTGAGTGTGAAGAGCCTGTGGGACATATAGATAACAAGTGAGTCATTGAATATATGGGTTTGGATCACAGCAGACCAGTCTGCACTAAAGAGGTAGATTCAAAAATATCAGCATAAAGGTGGTACCTGAAGCCAAACCATACAATGAGAAGTGCATGAGGCCCAAGACAAACCCAAGAACCTCCTACACCTGAGGGATGTGCAGAGGAAGGGGAACATATTAAGGTAACTGACAAGGAACTACAAGAGGGTTAGGAGGAACCCACACAGATCTGTGCCAAAGACCTTAGAGAAGTGGGTGTTTCAAAAAGGAGGGAGTGGTCAAATGTGTCCAATTCTGTGCGGAAGTCAGATAGATCATAGGGATAACAAAATTGTTCAGTTAATTATACCATCATTTCTctctgccctccaacctgggaaaatttatttaaaaagcacagGGGAAGATATAAATCTAACATTAGGTCAACCAACAGAAACTCTTTGGACGCTCTCATATCCCAAACACTGGGTACTGTGAAAGCTAGAAATAAGTAATTATCCATCCTTGTCTCTAAAGGGGTTATTGTCAAGGTGAAAAGAATGTAGAATACAGACGTAACTAGTTAAACAAGAGTTCAAAAGCAAGGTaactataatatttaataaaatcagaGAGGTATTATAAAACAATATGGGATTCAATGACCAATGAATGGTGCAGAGTGACATGAGATCAGAGATGTGTGACTGGGGAAGGCTCCACGGAAGAGGAGAAGTTTATgctgggccttgaaggatgagtagaaatTTGATCaggtagagaaaaaatatatcattctATATCCTGGTCTGTCTTTGGAGTCCCAGCCTGACCTCTCATTGTGAGTGTGGACATGCCATGGGCCCATGCTGAATGACTTGGCACCCACCAAGGTACCCATTCAGTGTAATGCTCAATTTTTCCTTTCACCTTACACATAGGAATGATTGACATATCATCAATTCAACAGGCAACAGGAATGGGACATGGGTCATCGTGAGAGTCCTCAATGAATCTCAGGGTGCCTGATAGATAGGAGGTGGGAGAGAGGCTGACCCATCCTTGGGTAGTTCTAGGTTGATAGCAATAACACTCTTAATTTAAGGGAGAAGAGAGGTCATTGCTCAGAATCTACTGGTAGGGTTATAATATCAACCACTAGATATGCACTTCCCATCTCATGGAAAGTTTGATTTGATTGTTCAGTTCATAATGACTCTAGGCCACTATAACTTTGACAGGTTGATATTTGCTTAAATATTCAACTTTAATTTTCTGCCCTCATTGTAGTAAGCGTGAATGTAGTTCATCCAAAAAGAGTAATCCAAAAGGGATTTTCTATGTGATgttgaaatgcattttttaattgaagattTATCTTTTTTAGAGCTCTTCCTTATGCTAACAGAAAGAATGTAGCTAATAACAGAATGGGAGCCCCAGGACAGGGCATATTGGGAATGGGAGGGGACAGAGGGGGAGTAATGAGATTTAAGTGGAGATGCTACAAGATGAGGAATAGTGGTGATGGTCAGGATAATACTTCACATTTGTAAAGCACTTTactgttttcaaaaaaattttttaatgtgtattagGTCATTTGATCCTAACAACAACACTGGAAGGTAGATATGTTGAAagcattattataattatttccattttgcaaatgaagaaattggGAGATTTATTGGTCGGTGCTGGGATCTGATCTGGAACTcaagtattttctgatttctagcTGCTGTGTCTCCTCCTCATGAGACTTTAGCACAGACACTTCCCAGTGGTTCACCTTGGACCACTCACTTCGTATGATATATGTGGTCATTTCTTTCATTGTCTGATCCTTGGGATAAAGGTTCTGATATTTTCCCCAAGTCCCTAGTGGCTCACTGTCCTGTCTACCCCCACCAAGTTTCAAGAATAACCCATTACTAACCCTCTCGTTTCCCTTTCCCCTGCCAGATCTGCCAGTTTCTGAAAGGAGCCAAGATCACGAGGCTCCAGGATCAGCAGGTTCCCTATGCAGTCAAGGGGAACCAGTGGGTGGGCTATGACGATGTGGAGAGTATGGAGACCAAGGTAGGTGGGCAACAGGATCTGGAACAGGCAGATGCTCCTTTAGGTGGGGAATGGGGATATGTAGTAAAATGCCTGAATACTCTATGCTGAAAGAGAGAAGCTTCTGAGGCCCCAGACTCTAGGATGGGATCCAGCAGTCTCTATAGCTCAAGTCTAGTAGTGACTCTACGTCATACCTGTGAGCAGCTGTGGTACAGGTAGACGAGTTGGAAAGGACACAAAAAAGAGTTGAGAACAAGTAAGTTTATTCTGATAAGTGAGgagtggagagaagagaaaggcaaggagaagggagagggaataAAGGAGACATTGGTGCCTGTATAGGTAATCTACTTTGTTAATTCTCTCAGGACAAACTGTTTAGTCCTTCTCATGGATTACCTAACTAGGAGGCTCCAGATTCCTGAGCCTACCAGTTCTTAGACCTTGGTAAGACATTTGCGTTCCTTTCAGGGTTAGGGCAAAAAAGAGGCTTGAGTGTAATTGACAATCCTGGCCACTTGTCTTGTTAAGGGCTTCCTAGTTTCTTCCCTTATTATGGAGAGttttctcagcctccaaaaatgccaGACTTTGAGTGTGGTGACTCAAGTCAGAATGAGAGGTGGCTAATGCTGACTTGGTGGCTCTCTCTCCCTCAGCAATCTTACCCCTCAGGGAGTCTCTAACTCCAGAAAACCAGTTAGTCTACCACTGTATTCTAAGCTGAGACCCTCATCTGAACCTGATATGGTCCTGGGCATTTAGGGGTCACTTCTAATCTCTATGTGTCCTGTGCCTCCCATAGGTTCGGTTCTTAAAGAATTTAAACCTGGGAGGAGCCATGATCTGGTCTATTGACATGGATGACTTTACTGGCAAATCCTGCAACCAGGGCCCTTACCCTCTTGTCCAAGCAGTCAAGAGAAGCCTTGGCTCCCTGTGAAGGTAACAGTCCAGGCTGGAGCTGGGAGTGGGCAGAGAGATGGGCAGAACAGGGCACAGGAGACTGGGGGAGATCATCTTCACCTATTTGGGCTAATCCTTTCTCATGCTCCTTTGGCTCTTCTGCCATGTTTTCTTAGTGATTAGGCTGGTTCTGCCCTTTTCATAGGTTTCTCATAGACTTTtaaagtgataataataatattgataaattttggctaccatttattgagcatagTATGAGCTAAGGACATATATATTAGGGATAAATATTGACTCCACCACAATTCTTGGTTACAAAATCATCAGCCTGTCTTAATTTTCTGAATCACAATAAATCTTACTCTGTGCCCTCAATTCACTTGACTGATGACAATTTCCATCTTAGTCACTACCTGATGCTCTTTTTCCCCACCCTCAGTTGATCTTACTTAATCTGGACATTTGTGAGTTCCCATGGTCATTAGTGATACGCCTTTACCCAAGTCTCCCTATTACCTTGAAGGTCGGTGGCTTTGCTGCTGCTCCACCCCTGGGCCCCCAGTTCCCTAGGTGCGTTGTATATCCTCCTGTGCAGATGAAGGCTGTTGCTGACCAACCAGTTATGCTGTGATACATTGGTTCTAGGGCAGAGGGTGGAGTAGCAGGGCGCTGGGGCTCACTGCACACAGACAACTAAAAAGGACTGGCTCTGCTATCCTGGCAAAGGGCCTAGAACCATTTGAACACTCCTGACTAGATAATTGGGTAGCAGCCTTCCAATTCTGAGCATCCATTGTTTAGTAACTTGACTTAGGCCTCAGTTTACTGAGTTgggctttgaaatatttttccttttgtttccagGATTAACTTACAGAGAAGCAGGCAAGGTGACCTTGCTGCCTGGGGCCTGCTCTCTCCCAGGAATTCTAATGTGGGATTCCCCTTGCCAGGCTGGCCTTTGGATCTCTCTTCCAAGCCTTTCCTGACTTCCTCTTAAATCATGGATTGGACCTGGTTTTGTTTTCCTGCAGCTGTTGACTTGTTGCCCtgaagtacaattaaaaaaaaattcattttgctcCAGTAAGTATGGCCTCATTTGTTCAGTCCTTGACCCTGTGATATCAGGTTGTTCTGTCCCTACTATTTGTGGGGTCCAGAGCTAGGGTGAAAATGAAAGTTTGCATAtcatgtttaaatattaaaaacagctaACGTGCTGTTACAATATGACTTATGCTCCAACATTAACACATACACTTTGCAACCACCTAGAAGATCAGAActtgaacatttaaaattctgaGATTCCTTGGAATTCCACACAGGAATTCCCATCTTTACCTCTGTCTCTCACAGCAGAAGCCTCATGGGCATACTTGTGGACACTGTAGGCTTTGCATCCAAGCTTCATCTGCGCTCTACCCTCTACCCTCAAcctccagcacacacacacacacacacacacacacacagagccacacacacacctctgGGCTATGCATGTGCACACAAGCATTGTAGTCCACTCTCAGTGAAGATGGGCCCAGGGAAAAGTCATGTGCAGTCCCTGAGAGAGCGCATAGGCTCTTCTGGCTGTTTGGGTAGAAATGCTGGATATCGGGATCATGATTTACAAGAGGAGGTATGCGAGCTGTAGGTGAATGTGCTCCTAGCCTGGCAGTCTCCTTAccttgtggggaggggggtgcAACTGGAAGAGGGCCCAAGTGGGACCCTCCAAAGGAGGGTCAGAAAACTATGGCCCATGGATCAAACctagcccactgcctgtttttgaaAGTAGAATGTTATTGGAAGACAGCCACACCcagtttgtttacatattgtctgtggctacCTTCTCCcaacaatggcagagttgagaagCATGACAGAGATggtatggcctgcaaagcctgaactatttactctctggccctttacagaaaagtttgccaactccttTTCTAAAGCATGGTGCCCACAGCACCAGGTCTAAGGCTGATTCTGGTGTCAGACTCCTTAATTTTAGGATGAACTGTTTTCCCCCATTTTCCCAATTTCTTCCAATCTTTTCCTTCCAGAAAAGCCACTTTTAtcttgacctttgaacaacagtTTCATACATATGTTTAATCCTCATGGCTTGTGAAGTGACAATAAGCCCAATTTTCAGATGAGCTAACTGGGGCATCAGTGTAAGGGTACATGTCTGATAAGTGGTGGCAACTAGACTGAATCCAAGAAGGCAGCAGCACCAGAATGTCTGTGGAGGAGGGGATTAGAGGTGGCTCCATGATCGAAGCGGCATAGGGTGGGAATACTAGGAGACTTTTTCAAAACGACTTTGAATATCCTATTATGATGGAAAACCCCAGACGTACATACCAAAGAACGGCAGTGGCAAGCACTGACGGATACTAGGGGAAGTTAGTCCCCAAGGTCCCCTTGAATGCTGCTCCAGTGCTCAGATCTTCTTACTACAAGGTAGAAATTGCTTGGGCACCTCTCTGGCTTTCTAACTCTGGCTTTCTAACTTTGCTTCCTGTGGTAATTGAATTCTCAAGAAGCAGAAGAGCAGAGTAATTAAGAACATAGTCCGGAGCcagatctcctgggttcacacacaCTGGCTTTGTCACCAGCCTAgtggctatgtgaccttgggcatgttatTTACCTTTTATGTGCCGCcagctttctcatttttaaggTGGGGATAATAAGAGTACCTACCTCTCAGGGATGTGATGATGGTTTggtaaattaatatttgtaaggCATTTGGGCAAATGCCTGACACATCACAAATACTATttgtgtttgttattatttccattaaaaggaaaacattagatAAAACAAATCTaacagagtttatttgagcaaagaatgattcagtGAATTGGGCAACACTGAGAACcagaagaggttcagagagctctCCTCTGCAATATGGAGAATGAGTATTTACAGACAGAACAGAAAGTAGAGAAATAATCTAATTGGTCACAGCCAGGAGTCTGCCTTATTTAAACATGGTCTAATCAGTTGGCTGCCTGTGATTGGCCGAGATCTAGTTactgttacaaaaaaaaatacttctaagTTAGGTTTCAGTTTATTTATATACTACATTAGGTTCCAGTTCATTAGTAGGGACTCAAACTACAGAGATAACCTCAGGCCAAAGTTAATTTAACACTTCCATTATCCAGCTGCTATAACAGGCACGAGAGAGTATGGGCAGCTGCCCAACACATTAACCTTGGCCTTGCATGGAGCCTGAGAGCGCATTAAAGGTCTGTGTCTTGGGCTCTAAGCTTTGAACTCTATGGAGCTTGCTGTGACGATAGAACCATTTGTTTTGCAAACATCCAGGAGAAGATTAAGGAAATCAAGGCCCCTTGTTTGGTTGGGGTTGGGGATGGATCCtgatcccctcccctcccttcccctcccctcccttccccctcccctcccctccctcccctcccctcccctcccctcccccctcccttcccttcccctcccctcccctcctttcctttcccctcccctcccatcccttcccctcttatcccctcccttcccctcccttcccctcccttcccctcccctcccttccccacctttcccttcccctcctttccccttccctcccttcccctcccctcccttcccttcccctccccttccctcccctcctctcctttcctttcccctcccctcccttcccctcccccctctcctctcctctcccttcctttcctttccttttattctctcCCCTATACCCCCACCCACTACAACCCCTTTGAGGAGATCTTTGTAGGCTAAGAGTCTTATGCCAAGGAGGAACCATATCTTAGACTTGCTCAGGGGCAGTATAGGTGAGAGTCAGGAGGTCATAAGAACTCAGGCCCCAGAGTCCATTTGTCTCTGCTTGCATTACAACTCTGCTACTTCTCAGTGTGATCTTTGGCAGTTTGCTTAGTCTCCTGTCCCTCAGTTTTcctaatacataaatatatgataGTAATAGCATCTTCCTGAAGGGATAGTTTTGAATAAACGAATTCATACATGTGAAGCATTTAGCACATTGTAAGTGCTGAATGAATGTTAGCTGTTGTTGTGTTCAATACTGGTCCAGTTCTAGTCAGTCAGTGCATCCAGTTTTTGACATTCTTCTAGGGTTCACACAGAGGCCAAACAGTCAAAAGCCTGGGAAGGATGGGGACAGATTGTAGGTAATAAATAGCTTTGGAAATGTCATCAGCttcacacaaccacacacatgTACTGAAGTTTCTAGGacccatttctattttctttgtgaatCTAAATTGCCTTTAAATGTATCCAAACTCAAAGCTCCCAAAGGTCTGAGTAGCATCTCccagaaaaatcttgaaaatgtACCTGGCAGATCTCTTAAAAAGGAGGTATCTTGGCATATACTGGGAGTGGAGCCAGCAACAAGACTCTCTCCT
It encodes:
- the CHI3L2 gene encoding chitinase-3-like protein 2, yielding MGAITMEQKSLWAGVVVLLLLQGGSAYKLVCYFTNWSQDRQEPGKFTPENVDPFLCSHLIYSFASIENNKVIIKDKNEVMLYQTINSLKTKNPKLKILLSIGGYLFGSKGFHPMVDSSTSRLEFVNSVILFLRNHNFDGLDVSWIYPDQKENTHFTLLIHELAEAFQKDFTKSTKERLLLTAGVSAGRQMIDNSYQVEKLAKDLDFINLLSFDFHGSWEKPLITGHNSPLSKGWQDRGPSSYYNVEYAVGYWIHKGMPSEKVVMGIPTYGHSFTLASAETTVGAPASGPGAAGPITESSGFLAYYEICQFLKGAKITRLQDQQVPYAVKGNQWVGYDDVESMETKVRFLKNLNLGGAMIWSIDMDDFTGKSCNQGPYPLVQAVKRSLGSL